The Methanohalophilus levihalophilus genome has a segment encoding these proteins:
- a CDS encoding right-handed parallel beta-helix repeat-containing protein: SCGIYIPGNVADFEIYDSVITDPTYGIQSYYQNTLNGFDAVNVTILNPSSRGISLRDSSSWGSFIKDIYLENVTVDGSSGEGIYITNSHPSSSNTTIVNSNVNGSSSHGISLTSMKSVILLDSNNVTSNGDSASEYGIYVTNSGITNLTVVDNVITRNSYGAYLQAALYSDVTLLDNQVSDNDNGIHLLGFSNHTLSPTNQIFNNTGTAFSLTSTDNVTLQDIVINYPHTTGVYLNANTNLTLSNVSILYSAGNAISFGGTSSNITFEDLTITDPASCGIYIPGNVADFEIYDSVITDPTYGIQSYYRNTLNGFDAVNVTILNPSSRGISLEESSSWGSFIKDAYLENVTVDCSSGDGIYIQNSYSASSNTTIVNSNVNGSSGYGIYLGYMRGTIVLENNTVSSSGSYGLDLHNSSITEVTLFNNTFDSNANGFRATRVTSNLNESVFNSSGGVDITLSSSDIDAYNTSFNTSRTSIDSNSELNVYWYMDVTVVDGFSSPVSSASVSIYNSTDSLVYSGSTSGSGAIPTQLFREFMDNSSRYYDSPYRILATKAATGSNESTFDLNASAGFTLMLLPEPPIITSWGNNQTSDNNLNLTIEKNSVVRFNATSDLVANWIWTNATYISGNTTVSSEAESAFNDVGNMLVYVVASNSNGSSNILQWNCTVVDTTGPASVSGLDEDSVGYTWINWTWTNPIDADFNHSMVYLNGSFVQNSSDAFFNATGLNDNSSYEIGIRTVDLSGNVNSTWINDTASTPLIPDITAPASVSVLGEDSIGYTWINWTWTNPSDSDFNYSMIYLNGSFVQNSSDAYFNATSLNDNSSYEVGIRTVDTSGNINSTWVNDTASTLLMPDTNAPASVTGLGEDSVGYEWINWTWTNPVDADFNYCMIYLNGSFVLNSSDTYFNATGLDEDSSYELAIRTVDTSYNVNSTWVNDTASTADDSTAPASVSDLNETAVSHNWINWTWTNPADSDFNYSTIYLNGIFLENASLEYCYVSNLDSNCTYEVGIRTVDIYGNVNTTWMNDTATTDVNPPVSEKKSSGGTGSATIRTNVDNVNDTVTNSSVVVDADKGEKSGSIGDSTSGNKTYASVLGAEETDDLGNGTKPEQQSPGFGSLFMVAGISIAFIILNRCRKA; this comes from the coding sequence CCTCCTGTGGAATTTATATCCCTGGCAATGTAGCTGATTTTGAGATATATGACAGTGTCATCACCGATCCAACATATGGTATTCAGAGCTATTACCAGAATACCCTGAATGGTTTTGATGCTGTCAATGTTACCATTCTGAACCCCAGTTCCCGAGGAATATCTCTTCGCGACTCCTCTTCGTGGGGCAGTTTCATCAAGGACATTTATCTTGAAAATGTGACTGTTGACGGTTCTTCCGGTGAAGGCATTTACATCACTAACAGTCATCCTTCAAGTTCCAACACAACCATTGTTAACAGCAATGTAAATGGTTCTTCAAGTCATGGTATCTCTTTAACTTCCATGAAAAGCGTCATTCTGCTTGATAGCAACAATGTGACCTCTAACGGAGATTCTGCTTCAGAGTATGGTATTTATGTAACCAATTCCGGTATAACCAATCTGACTGTGGTTGATAATGTCATTACTCGCAACTCTTATGGTGCATATCTTCAGGCAGCTCTCTACTCTGATGTAACCTTGCTTGACAACCAGGTTTCAGACAATGATAACGGAATCCATCTACTTGGCTTCTCTAATCACACTTTATCCCCCACAAACCAGATATTCAACAACACTGGCACTGCATTTTCCCTGACTTCAACTGACAATGTAACTCTCCAGGATATTGTTATCAATTACCCGCATACTACCGGTGTGTATTTGAATGCAAACACCAATTTGACGCTTTCAAATGTCAGTATTTTGTACTCTGCAGGAAATGCAATCTCTTTCGGTGGTACAAGTTCCAACATTACATTTGAAGATCTTACCATTACCGATCCTGCCTCCTGTGGAATTTATATCCCTGGCAATGTAGCTGATTTTGAGATATATGACAGTGTCATCACCGATCCAACATATGGTATTCAGAGCTATTACAGGAATACCCTGAATGGTTTTGATGCTGTCAATGTTACCATTTTGAATCCAAGTTCCCGAGGAATTTCCCTTGAAGAATCTTCTTCATGGGGTAGTTTCATCAAAGATGCTTATCTTGAAAATGTGACAGTTGACTGTTCCTCTGGAGATGGAATCTATATCCAAAACAGCTACTCTGCCAGTAGTAACACAACTATTGTTAACAGTAATGTAAACGGCTCCTCTGGCTATGGCATTTACTTGGGTTATATGCGGGGAACAATTGTGCTTGAGAACAACACAGTCAGTTCCAGTGGATCATATGGACTTGACCTGCATAACTCTTCAATTACAGAAGTTACCCTGTTCAACAACACATTTGATTCCAATGCCAACGGATTCCGGGCCACACGTGTGACTTCAAACCTTAATGAATCTGTTTTCAACAGTTCCGGTGGTGTTGACATCACACTGAGTTCATCAGATATTGATGCATACAACACAAGCTTCAATACTTCCAGAACAAGTATTGATTCCAATTCAGAACTCAATGTCTACTGGTACATGGATGTGACTGTAGTGGATGGTTTCAGCTCTCCGGTTTCATCCGCTTCAGTGAGCATCTACAACTCAACCGACTCACTTGTTTACTCCGGTTCAACATCAGGAAGCGGTGCAATCCCTACTCAATTGTTCAGGGAATTCATGGACAATAGTTCAAGGTACTATGACTCCCCTTATCGTATCCTTGCGACTAAAGCAGCTACGGGTTCCAATGAAAGCACTTTTGATCTGAATGCATCTGCAGGATTCACTTTAATGCTTCTTCCAGAACCACCGATAATCACTTCATGGGGAAACAACCAGACTTCAGACAATAATCTCAATTTGACGATTGAAAAGAATTCTGTAGTCCGCTTCAATGCTACATCTGATCTGGTTGCAAACTGGATCTGGACAAATGCAACTTACATTTCAGGAAACACTACCGTCTCATCAGAAGCTGAATCTGCATTCAACGATGTGGGTAATATGCTTGTTTATGTAGTTGCTTCCAACTCTAATGGTTCCAGTAATATTTTGCAATGGAACTGTACGGTTGTTGATACCACCGGCCCTGCTTCAGTATCAGGTTTGGATGAGGATTCTGTAGGATACACCTGGATTAACTGGACCTGGACTAATCCGATTGATGCTGACTTTAACCATTCTATGGTTTACTTGAATGGTAGTTTTGTCCAGAATTCATCAGATGCTTTCTTCAACGCTACCGGTCTCAATGACAACAGCAGCTATGAAATTGGAATAAGGACTGTGGATCTTTCCGGCAACGTTAACTCCACATGGATTAATGACACGGCTTCAACACCGCTCATTCCGGATATTACAGCACCTGCCTCGGTTTCAGTTCTTGGTGAAGACTCTATAGGATATACATGGATTAACTGGACATGGACCAATCCTTCGGACTCTGACTTCAACTATAGCATGATTTACCTGAATGGCAGCTTTGTCCAGAATTCATCAGATGCTTATTTCAACGCCACCAGTCTAAACGATAACAGCAGCTATGAGGTTGGAATAAGGACTGTAGATACTTCAGGTAATATCAACTCTACATGGGTTAATGATACGGCTTCAACATTGCTAATGCCTGATACTAATGCACCTGCTTCTGTCACAGGTTTGGGTGAGGATTCTGTGGGGTATGAATGGATTAACTGGACCTGGACTAATCCGGTGGACGCTGACTTCAATTATTGTATGATTTACCTGAATGGCAGTTTTGTCTTGAATTCTTCGGATACTTACTTCAATGCAACAGGACTCGATGAAGACAGCTCTTATGAACTGGCTATTCGAACTGTTGATACTTCATACAATGTGAACTCTACATGGGTAAACGACACAGCTTCTACAGCTGATGATTCAACTGCACCAGCTTCGGTTTCAGACTTGAACGAAACTGCTGTTTCACATAATTGGATCAATTGGACATGGACGAATCCTGCAGATTCCGACTTTAATTATAGTACAATCTATCTGAATGGAATATTCCTTGAGAATGCTTCATTGGAATATTGCTACGTCAGCAACCTTGACAGCAATTGTACCTACGAAGTTGGTATCAGGACAGTCGATATCTATGGTAACGTCAATACAACCTGGATGAATGATACTGCAACAACTGATGTAAATCCTCCAGTTTCTGAGAAGAAGTCATCTGGAGGAACTGGAAGTGCTACAATTCGAACCAACGTGGACAACGTTAACGACACTGTAACAAATTCATCTGTAGTAGTTGATGCTGATAAAGGAGAGAAATCAGGTTCAATTGGAGATAGTACTTCAGGGAATAAAACTTATGCTTCAGTTCTCGGAGCAGAAGAAACTGATGATTTAGGAAATGGGACAAAGCCAGAACAGCAATCTCCTGGATTTGGTTCTTTGTTCATGGTTGCTGGTATCAGCATTGCTTTCATAATTCTCAACCGTTGCAGGAAAGCCTAA
- the hcp gene encoding hydroxylamine reductase — translation MFCYQCEETMNFEGCTKNGVCGKKGEVADLQDDLIYVLKSVAFYNQKARDAKLSEESTDEFMFDSLFSTITNADFSASAIQARIDRGFEIRDDIRQKLLDNDALDESDLPEIATVTPENLKDRNTGVLATEDEDIRALRELIIYSLKGIAAYGSHAMMLGARNKKITKFVEHALVATTDDSLTDKDLMSLALKCGEHGFDVMADLDKANTGAFGTPEPTNVNIGTGNNPGILVSGHDLKDLKELLDQTAGTGIDVYTHGEMLPAHAYPEFKKYDHLVGNYGGSWWTQRNEFESFNGPILLTSNCLVPPKDTYLGRLYTTGAVGFDGATHIVAEDGKKDFSAIIEQAKACEPPVQLEEGTVLTGYAYNHILTNADKIVEAIQSGKIKRLMVMAGCDGRQKDREYYTEFAEALPKDTVILTAGCAKYRFNKLDLGDIDGIPRLWDAGQCNDSFSLVIIAQGLMARLGFIDVNEAPFSYNIAWYEQKAVLVLITLLRLGVKDIMLGPKLFPFITPNVYNTLMKEKYGMVPNSTLEEDMKTLLKQDN, via the coding sequence ATGTTCTGCTACCAGTGTGAAGAAACAATGAATTTTGAAGGCTGCACAAAGAACGGTGTTTGCGGCAAGAAAGGGGAAGTTGCAGACCTTCAGGATGATCTAATATACGTTCTAAAAAGCGTTGCATTCTACAATCAGAAAGCAAGAGATGCAAAACTTTCTGAAGAAAGTACTGATGAGTTTATGTTTGATTCATTGTTCTCAACCATAACAAATGCCGATTTCAGTGCCTCTGCAATTCAGGCACGCATTGACAGGGGATTCGAAATTCGGGATGATATCAGGCAGAAACTCTTGGATAATGATGCACTTGATGAGAGCGATTTACCTGAGATTGCCACTGTCACACCGGAAAATCTCAAGGACAGGAATACCGGTGTACTGGCGACAGAAGATGAGGATATTCGTGCACTGAGGGAACTGATAATTTATTCACTTAAAGGAATTGCAGCCTATGGATCTCATGCCATGATGCTTGGAGCCAGAAATAAGAAAATCACTAAATTCGTGGAACATGCCCTTGTTGCAACCACAGATGACAGCCTGACTGACAAAGATCTCATGTCACTGGCACTAAAATGCGGTGAACATGGTTTTGATGTAATGGCAGATCTCGATAAGGCAAATACCGGTGCATTCGGAACGCCTGAGCCTACAAATGTCAATATAGGAACCGGGAATAATCCCGGAATTCTGGTAAGTGGTCATGATCTAAAGGATTTGAAAGAATTACTGGATCAGACTGCGGGAACAGGCATAGATGTCTATACGCATGGTGAAATGCTGCCTGCACACGCATATCCGGAATTTAAGAAATACGATCATCTGGTAGGCAACTACGGTGGATCGTGGTGGACACAGAGAAACGAATTTGAGAGTTTCAACGGGCCCATACTGCTGACAAGTAATTGTCTGGTACCTCCAAAGGATACCTATCTTGGCCGGTTATACACCACAGGTGCCGTAGGTTTTGACGGTGCTACACATATTGTGGCAGAGGATGGCAAGAAAGATTTCTCGGCGATTATCGAGCAGGCAAAGGCATGTGAACCTCCGGTACAACTTGAAGAAGGTACTGTTCTTACCGGTTATGCTTACAACCACATATTGACCAATGCAGACAAGATAGTTGAGGCAATCCAGTCAGGTAAGATCAAGAGGCTCATGGTAATGGCAGGCTGTGACGGCCGTCAGAAAGACAGGGAATATTACACTGAGTTCGCAGAAGCCCTGCCCAAGGATACTGTGATACTTACGGCAGGATGTGCAAAATACCGTTTCAACAAGCTTGACCTCGGGGATATTGATGGAATCCCAAGGCTCTGGGATGCAGGGCAGTGTAACGATTCATTCTCTTTGGTCATCATTGCTCAGGGATTAATGGCTCGCCTTGGCTTTATTGATGTTAACGAAGCCCCATTCTCATACAACATTGCATGGTATGAGCAAAAGGCAGTACTTGTGTTGATTACTCTTCTGAGGCTTGGTGTAAAGGACATTATGCTGGGTCCGAAACTTTTCCCATTCATCACACCGAATGTTTACAATACTCTGATGAAGGAGAAGTACGGTATGGTTCCAAATAGCACTCTGGAAGAGGACATGAAGACTCTTTTAAAACAAGACAATTAA
- a CDS encoding DUF7544 domain-containing protein, with translation MSWYVADALDGAYRRTKSCLLEPFDFWKWMKLAIIVMLIGGSGSNFNSGGDIFSSDYSDSGTSDEFNVLFEEIFEFFSDPNLVLILTIVFFILILILFFSYVSSVMDFVFVDSLVSNDVRFWEYTRKYLGKGLGLFGFRILITIIFLALIALVSLPVILLLIESSANGFSDFTFAGYFASIMLALAGIIVLSIVGAMVDSFVNLAIPVALYRESGIISAFSDVFRQFRKDWKQIVVYWFGRILLGLGVGIAFGILLLIVMLAVGLVFAIMDVMIYFALSALIPGSDTLIWIILGPIIAIQFIILILVLALVGMPASVFMKYHMLTFLQQWYPEVEIPVFDMQEITEKEMLISEE, from the coding sequence ATGAGCTGGTATGTAGCAGATGCCCTGGATGGGGCTTATCGGAGAACAAAAAGTTGTCTTCTTGAACCATTTGATTTCTGGAAATGGATGAAGCTTGCCATCATTGTCATGCTTATTGGTGGCAGTGGGAGCAATTTCAATAGTGGTGGAGATATTTTTTCATCAGATTACTCTGATTCAGGTACCTCTGATGAGTTTAATGTTCTTTTCGAAGAAATCTTTGAATTCTTTTCAGATCCAAATCTCGTTCTCATCCTAACGATAGTTTTCTTTATATTGATCTTAATCCTGTTCTTCTCATATGTATCAAGCGTAATGGATTTCGTATTTGTGGATTCGCTTGTGAGCAATGACGTGCGATTCTGGGAATACACACGCAAATACCTTGGAAAAGGTCTGGGACTTTTCGGATTCAGAATACTGATAACAATAATCTTCCTCGCACTTATCGCACTAGTTTCTCTCCCGGTAATACTTCTACTGATTGAAAGCTCAGCCAATGGTTTTTCAGATTTTACTTTTGCAGGCTACTTTGCTTCCATAATGCTTGCTCTTGCAGGAATTATAGTTTTGTCTATCGTGGGAGCGATGGTAGATTCTTTTGTAAATCTGGCAATACCTGTAGCTCTTTACAGGGAATCCGGAATTATCAGTGCTTTCTCTGATGTATTCAGACAGTTCAGGAAAGACTGGAAGCAGATAGTTGTATATTGGTTCGGAAGAATACTTCTGGGTCTCGGTGTTGGAATTGCATTTGGCATACTGTTGCTGATAGTGATGCTTGCTGTGGGTCTTGTTTTTGCAATAATGGATGTAATGATTTATTTTGCACTATCAGCCCTGATTCCGGGTTCAGATACCTTGATCTGGATTATTCTCGGACCAATAATTGCCATACAGTTTATCATTCTGATTCTGGTACTTGCCCTTGTGGGTATGCCTGCAAGTGTATTCATGAAATATCACATGCTAACCTTCCTGCAGCAGTGGTATCCGGAAGTGGAAATCCCTGTATTTGACATGCAGGAAATCACTGAGAAGGAAATGCTTATTTCAGAAGAGTGA
- a CDS encoding ABC transporter permease — MRKRTYLKMATNILIHSKLRSWLTIIGIVIGVAAVVSIISLGDSMEQDIQSRLNDMDLTTISISPGYTRAQSMMGPPGGGGSSTADDTEITDKDIDAIKNIDGILYISGQISGQEDINYAGETASLSITGVDPQVWQYMTTSELESGRMLETADKNVAVIGSSLATDVFSREIGLNQIISINGKSIRVVGILASEGGRSDNGIIMPLDGAVEVIEDAEEDVFDSISIKVESTDVVDSVTEEIEEKLMISRQIHNEDDRDFSVTSSMSMADSVSEMTESMTLFLSAIAAVSLLVGAVGIANTMFTSVLERTKEIGTMKAIGAKNHDIMMIFIVNSALVGLVGGLLGVACGALATSLFPMLGVTLMGGSASIVLSPTLMLSGLAIAVVIGIVSGAVPAYRASKLKPVDALRYE, encoded by the coding sequence ATGAGAAAAAGAACCTACCTGAAGATGGCAACCAACATACTGATACACAGCAAACTCCGCAGTTGGCTGACTATTATCGGCATTGTCATAGGGGTTGCAGCGGTTGTCAGCATTATTTCCCTGGGTGACAGTATGGAACAGGATATCCAGTCCCGTCTGAACGATATGGATCTGACAACCATATCCATATCTCCGGGATATACAAGAGCCCAGTCCATGATGGGTCCCCCGGGAGGCGGAGGAAGTTCCACAGCCGATGACACGGAAATAACAGACAAGGATATTGACGCTATCAAGAACATTGACGGCATATTATACATATCCGGGCAGATATCAGGACAGGAGGATATCAATTATGCGGGAGAAACAGCATCCCTGTCTATCACAGGTGTTGATCCGCAGGTATGGCAGTACATGACAACCTCGGAGCTGGAGAGCGGGAGGATGCTCGAAACAGCTGATAAAAATGTCGCTGTGATAGGCAGTAGTCTCGCCACAGACGTATTCAGCCGGGAAATAGGTTTAAACCAGATTATCTCAATTAACGGAAAATCTATCCGTGTAGTAGGAATACTGGCATCTGAAGGTGGAAGATCCGATAATGGAATAATTATGCCCCTTGATGGCGCAGTCGAAGTTATCGAAGATGCCGAGGAAGATGTGTTTGATTCCATTTCCATAAAAGTCGAAAGCACTGATGTTGTTGATTCAGTCACGGAAGAAATAGAAGAAAAGCTGATGATTTCAAGGCAGATTCATAATGAGGATGACAGGGATTTTAGTGTTACATCTTCTATGTCAATGGCAGACAGTGTATCCGAAATGACCGAATCCATGACATTGTTCCTCAGTGCCATAGCGGCCGTGTCGTTGCTTGTGGGTGCCGTGGGAATTGCCAATACCATGTTTACTTCAGTTCTTGAACGCACAAAAGAAATCGGGACAATGAAGGCGATAGGTGCAAAAAATCACGATATAATGATGATTTTTATTGTCAATTCAGCCCTTGTGGGACTTGTAGGAGGACTCCTAGGAGTGGCCTGCGGGGCACTGGCAACTTCACTATTCCCTATGCTGGGAGTGACTTTAATGGGAGGAAGTGCTTCAATTGTCCTTTCACCCACCCTCATGCTATCCGGCCTGGCTATCGCTGTTGTGATAGGAATTGTTTCTGGAGCCGTACCGGCATACCGGGCATCAAAACTAAAACCCGTGGATGCTTTGAGATATGAATAA
- a CDS encoding COG1361 S-layer family protein: MKKSCLLAAFLMLALVCNASAYINTPSLEVDLTSQNPDTARPGEPVEIVLSVQNNGNSDLEDITIEIEPEYPFSEITGESLSKEIAYLDARQDEDDAVTLKFRLMTDSSAAAGTYEIDIRATVTNEDGDSYTTTRTVELEVHGKEYAQIVTINKASINPGSEEPLEFIVTNTGNSALKNMVISWEDPEGVILPVYSDNTKYINYLDAGESIDVSYTIMADVNADPALYTLNINLEFEDYDTSSVSTIQTTAGLFVGGETDFDVSFSESDSGTVSLSLANVGNNQAYSIKVSIPEQDNFAVSGSSSTIVGNLEKGDYTIASFDLMSSASGPSSMSGEEEGVAWAAEEIGMQDMNSQNNILQVVIEYTDSIGTRHSVTKEVEIDLMSSSGTMGDMPTGGPGGNSDSSLLSNRYLIGAVVLLLIGGVVYYRKEKELPFNRIKMYLKKEKPENKD, encoded by the coding sequence ATGAAGAAAAGTTGTCTGCTAGCCGCCTTTTTAATGCTTGCGTTAGTGTGTAATGCCAGCGCATATATCAATACTCCTTCGCTTGAAGTTGATCTTACATCCCAGAATCCCGATACGGCCCGACCGGGGGAACCGGTAGAAATCGTATTGAGTGTACAAAATAATGGAAATTCAGACCTTGAAGACATTACGATAGAAATTGAACCTGAATACCCATTCAGTGAAATTACAGGCGAATCCCTGTCAAAGGAAATTGCCTATCTTGATGCAAGACAGGATGAAGATGATGCTGTAACCCTGAAATTCAGGTTAATGACAGATTCCAGTGCTGCAGCGGGAACTTATGAAATTGACATCCGGGCTACCGTGACAAATGAAGACGGAGACTCGTATACTACCACGAGAACCGTAGAACTGGAAGTACATGGTAAGGAATATGCCCAGATTGTAACTATCAACAAAGCAAGTATTAACCCGGGATCGGAAGAACCGCTTGAGTTTATCGTTACAAATACAGGTAATTCAGCCCTAAAGAACATGGTTATTTCATGGGAAGATCCTGAAGGTGTTATTCTTCCTGTCTATTCGGATAATACAAAATATATAAATTATCTGGATGCAGGGGAATCTATTGATGTTTCTTATACAATTATGGCTGACGTAAATGCTGATCCGGCGTTGTATACCCTCAATATAAACCTTGAATTTGAAGATTATGATACCTCATCAGTTAGCACTATCCAAACAACCGCAGGGCTTTTTGTGGGAGGAGAAACAGATTTTGATGTTTCATTCTCGGAAAGTGACAGCGGAACCGTATCATTATCACTTGCTAATGTGGGAAATAATCAGGCCTATTCGATAAAAGTTTCAATTCCCGAACAGGATAATTTCGCCGTTTCCGGAAGCTCATCAACAATTGTTGGGAACCTGGAAAAAGGTGACTATACCATAGCATCTTTTGATCTGATGAGTTCAGCTTCGGGCCCATCTTCTATGAGTGGGGAAGAGGAAGGAGTTGCCTGGGCAGCCGAGGAAATAGGGATGCAGGACATGAATTCCCAAAACAATATTCTTCAGGTTGTAATTGAGTACACGGACTCTATCGGTACAAGGCATTCAGTTACAAAAGAAGTAGAAATCGATCTTATGTCGTCGTCCGGCACTATGGGAGATATGCCCACCGGAGGACCCGGAGGAAATAGCGATAGCAGCCTGCTTTCAAATAGATACCTTATAGGGGCGGTTGTATTACTGCTGATCGGAGGGGTTGTCTATTATAGGAAAGAAAAAGAACTTCCTTTTAACCGGATAAAAATGTACCTGAAAAAAGAAAAGCCAGAGAATAAAGACTGA
- a CDS encoding ABC transporter ATP-binding protein, whose protein sequence is MLASKASPLIKTKDAWKIYQMGEVEFAALRGIDLEIYEGEFIVILGPSGSGKSTLMNLIGCLDIPSKGIVCLNENDIAIMDESELSRIRGQTIGFIFQSFNLLPTLSVLENVLLPLEFQEANPSEAKKRAEFLLEIVGLSDKLKNLPSQLSGGQRQRVAIARSLAVNPPILLADEPTGNLDSKTGAYILDFLDKLHREEGKTIIIVTHDRLPVRYATRVVHIKDGMIEKIEHKEKN, encoded by the coding sequence ATGCTAGCCTCAAAAGCAAGTCCTTTAATCAAAACAAAAGATGCCTGGAAAATATACCAGATGGGGGAAGTTGAATTTGCAGCTCTTCGGGGAATTGATCTGGAAATCTATGAAGGTGAATTCATCGTAATTCTGGGACCCAGTGGAAGTGGGAAAAGTACACTTATGAACCTTATCGGGTGTCTGGATATCCCTTCAAAAGGTATCGTTTGCCTTAATGAAAATGACATTGCCATAATGGATGAATCTGAGCTGTCCCGTATCCGGGGCCAGACAATCGGCTTCATCTTCCAGAGTTTCAACCTCTTGCCTACACTAAGCGTACTTGAAAATGTACTTCTTCCGTTGGAATTTCAGGAAGCTAACCCATCAGAAGCAAAAAAAAGAGCTGAATTCTTACTTGAAATCGTAGGACTTTCTGACAAACTCAAGAACCTCCCCTCACAGCTTTCGGGAGGGCAGAGACAGAGGGTAGCAATTGCTCGATCCCTGGCTGTCAATCCCCCCATACTTCTTGCAGATGAACCCACTGGAAATCTCGATAGTAAAACCGGTGCCTATATCCTGGATTTCCTAGACAAGCTGCACCGTGAAGAAGGCAAGACAATCATCATTGTAACACACGACAGGCTACCTGTGAGGTATGCAACACGTGTCGTCCATATCAAAGACGGAATGATAGAAAAAATCGAACATAAAGAAAAGAATTAA
- a CDS encoding GNAT family N-acetyltransferase, which yields MKKVEIIDTNIENIRDFGICGFKNEKQEGYRKKLEWMEKRLAEGLRYKVLVSEDRKALGAIEYIPGKHAWRPVIAPDYMFIHCIFILKKDYKGKGYGTLLLEECLKDAKESGMKGVAVVTSKGTWMAGNELFLKNGFEIVDEAPPGFQLVARKFTDDAPDPEFTGKWDQNLEKYEKGLTIVTSGQCPASAKPVSEIPPVAEELYGLKAQIVEFDNNEEVQNAGCPFGVFYIVYNGKVIADHPISKTRFKNIMEKLLK from the coding sequence ATGAAAAAAGTAGAAATAATTGATACAAATATTGAAAATATTCGAGATTTTGGTATTTGTGGCTTTAAGAATGAAAAGCAGGAAGGTTATCGCAAGAAACTGGAATGGATGGAAAAGAGGCTCGCAGAAGGATTGCGATACAAGGTTTTGGTGTCAGAAGACAGGAAAGCTCTGGGTGCCATCGAATACATTCCGGGAAAACACGCATGGAGACCTGTAATAGCTCCTGATTATATGTTCATACATTGCATATTCATCCTCAAAAAAGACTATAAGGGAAAAGGTTACGGAACACTTTTACTTGAGGAATGTTTGAAGGACGCAAAAGAATCCGGCATGAAAGGAGTAGCTGTGGTTACAAGCAAGGGAACATGGATGGCAGGCAATGAGTTGTTCCTGAAAAACGGATTTGAAATTGTCGATGAGGCTCCGCCAGGATTCCAGCTTGTCGCAAGAAAATTTACTGATGATGCACCAGATCCTGAATTTACAGGAAAGTGGGATCAAAATCTCGAAAAATATGAAAAAGGCCTGACAATTGTAACCTCTGGCCAATGTCCGGCATCTGCAAAACCCGTGTCAGAGATTCCACCTGTTGCCGAAGAGCTCTATGGCTTAAAGGCACAAATTGTGGAATTTGATAACAACGAAGAAGTCCAGAACGCAGGATGTCCTTTTGGAGTTTTTTATATAGTTTACAACGGGAAAGTTATTGCTGATCATCCCATCAGCAAAACAAGATTCAAAAATATTATGGAAAAGCTGCTAAAGTGA
- a CDS encoding helix-turn-helix transcriptional regulator: MEKKDTIYVILLAFSLFSLSLMLFSQGITSLSVSLRDGNNVAVEVPNLFPLTHVVGMLFMTMIATFCLTMLIQDILVSKSVIPSSNRQIAASLPYIEDPRIVSGQVQDCKTVDEATSSNPYVPTKTSHLRTDPEQKTMIASKILEGDVRKVYKIIAENGEILQSDLVLESGFSKVKVSRTLKKLEDKSLIERKPYGNTNKIILSK; encoded by the coding sequence ATGGAAAAGAAAGATACAATATACGTAATTCTTCTTGCATTTTCTCTCTTTTCCTTATCTCTAATGCTTTTTTCACAGGGAATTACCAGCCTGTCTGTCTCCCTTCGTGACGGGAACAATGTTGCTGTGGAAGTTCCAAATTTATTTCCCCTGACACATGTTGTGGGAATGTTGTTCATGACAATGATTGCCACTTTTTGCCTGACAATGCTGATACAGGATATTCTTGTATCAAAAAGTGTTATCCCTTCATCCAACAGGCAAATTGCTGCTTCTCTTCCATATATTGAAGATCCCCGGATAGTTTCCGGACAGGTTCAGGATTGCAAAACAGTGGATGAAGCTACTTCCTCTAATCCATATGTTCCAACCAAAACTTCACATCTGCGAACTGATCCGGAACAAAAGACTATGATCGCATCTAAAATTCTGGAAGGCGATGTGCGAAAGGTCTACAAAATAATCGCTGAAAATGGAGAAATCCTTCAGAGTGATCTGGTTCTTGAATCCGGATTTTCAAAAGTAAAGGTTAGCCGGACTCTTAAAAAACTGGAGGATAAATCCCTCATTGAAAGGAAACCATATGGGAATACTAACAAGATAATTCTGTCAAAATAA